In a genomic window of Streptomyces noursei ATCC 11455:
- a CDS encoding carboxymuconolactone decarboxylase family protein — MNARLNLIADPTAGKALKHFMAAGRTLKDSPLPASTQELVALRVSQINGCAFCIDMHTKDAAAAGESSVRLNLVVAWREATVFSDAERAALALAEEGTRVADAGEGVSDEVWELAAKHYDEEQLATLVTLVSFMNAANRLNIINQQPAGDYQVGQFH; from the coding sequence ATGAACGCACGACTGAACCTCATCGCCGACCCGACCGCCGGCAAGGCCCTCAAGCACTTCATGGCGGCGGGCAGGACGCTGAAGGACTCGCCGCTGCCGGCCTCGACACAGGAGCTGGTGGCGCTGCGGGTGAGCCAGATCAACGGCTGTGCCTTCTGCATCGACATGCACACCAAGGACGCCGCGGCCGCCGGTGAGTCGTCTGTGCGGCTGAACCTGGTGGTGGCGTGGCGGGAGGCCACGGTCTTCAGCGACGCCGAGCGGGCCGCGCTGGCACTGGCGGAGGAAGGAACCCGGGTCGCGGATGCCGGCGAGGGGGTCAGCGACGAGGTGTGGGAGCTGGCCGCCAAGCACTACGACGAGGAGCAGCTCGCCACCCTGGTGACCCTGGTGTCCTTCATGAACGCGGCGAACCGGCTGAACATCATCAACCAGCAGCCGGCCGGCGACTACCAGGTCGGACAGTTCCACTGA
- a CDS encoding IS5 family transposase (programmed frameshift), whose protein sequence is MVRRHELTDAQWQKIEALLPANGKPGGQWADHRTVINGVLFRARTGVPWPDLPERYGPWQTVYERHRRWSADGTWQQILTELQIEADATDPDGTLAKDVEKESVQRRREWAVNIDSTSCRAHQHAAGARRRPAAGLSAKGGGARVEDDGREALGRSRGGLTSKVHLLADDRARPLTWQTSPGQRGDSPMFIPVLEGLRIRRRGSGRPRSRPDRVRGDKAYSSYDNRAYLRRRGIKATIAQPDDQRANRRRKGQAGGRPPAFDKTQYRHRSAVERCVSKWKQHRAVASRYDKRDYIFNGTLTVAAIVIWLRDTVQEPSEAP, encoded by the exons ATGGTGCGGCGACATGAGCTCACGGACGCGCAGTGGCAGAAGATCGAGGCTTTACTGCCCGCCAACGGCAAGCCCGGCGGGCAATGGGCCGATCACCGCACGGTGATCAACGGGGTGCTGTTCCGGGCCCGTACCGGCGTTCCCTGGCCGGACCTTCCCGAACGATATGGCCCCTGGCAGACCGTTTATGAACGGCACCGCCGCTGGTCAGCTGACGGTACCTGGCAGCAGATCCTGACCGAGTTACAGATCGAGGCTGACGCCACCGACCCCGACGGGACCCTGGCCAAAGACGTCGAGAAGGAAAGCGTGCAGCGCCGGCGGGAGTGGGCGGTGAACATCGACTCCACGTCCTGCCGCGCACACCAGCACGCGGCCGGTGCCCGCCGCCGGC CCGCCGCGGGACTTTCCGCAAAAGGGGGCGGTGCGCGTGTGGAAGACGATGGGCGTGAGGCGCTGGGGCGTTCAAGAGGCGGACTGACCAGCAAAGTCCATCTGCTGGCCGATGACCGGGCCCGCCCGTTGACCTGGCAGACCTCTCCAGGCCAACGGGGCGACAGCCCCATGTTCATCCCCGTGCTGGAGGGCCTACGCATCCGACGGCGCGGGTCGGGTCGGCCTCGTAGCCGGCCGGATCGCGTCCGCGGTGACAAGGCGTACTCCAGCTACGACAACCGTGCTTACCTACGACGACGGGGCATCAAGGCGACCATCGCCCAGCCCGATGACCAACGGGCCAACCGCCGGCGCAAAGGCCAGGCCGGCGGACGACCTCCGGCATTCGACAAGACCCAGTACCGCCACCGCAGCGCTGTCGAGCGATGCGTCAGCAAGTGGAAGCAGCACCGCGCAGTGGCCAGCAGGTACGACAAACGTGACTACATCTTCAACGGCACCCTGACCGTTGCAGCGATCGTCATCTGGCTCCGCGACACCGTCCAAGAGCCATCAGAAGCGCCCTAA
- a CDS encoding oxidoreductase, with the protein MSDTKTFLITGVSTGLGRALARAALAAGHRVVGTVRTPADARAFEALDGDAHARILDVTDHDAVDTVVDETERDLGPVDVLVANAGYGHDGLFEESSMDDLRRQFEVNVYGTVAVIKAVLPRMRERRCGHIIAVTSMGGLITMPGLSFYHGSKFAVEGILETLGKEVADFGIHVTAVEPGSFRTDWAGRSMIRAPRVIADYDELFEPLRARRIHGSGHQPGDPDKAAAAVLRIVAADQPPTRLLLGTDALRLVQAGRDAFERDMLAWSELSASTDFDDVSRSV; encoded by the coding sequence GTGTCGGACACCAAGACATTCCTGATCACCGGCGTCAGCACCGGCCTGGGCCGCGCACTCGCGCGCGCGGCGTTGGCCGCGGGCCACCGGGTGGTGGGCACGGTGCGCACGCCCGCCGACGCACGGGCCTTTGAGGCGCTCGACGGCGACGCGCACGCCCGCATCCTGGACGTGACCGACCATGACGCGGTGGACACGGTCGTGGACGAGACCGAGCGCGACCTGGGCCCGGTCGACGTACTCGTCGCCAACGCCGGGTACGGCCATGACGGCCTCTTCGAGGAGTCGTCGATGGATGACCTTCGCCGTCAGTTCGAGGTGAACGTCTACGGAACCGTGGCGGTGATCAAGGCCGTGCTGCCGCGCATGCGGGAGCGCCGCTGCGGCCACATCATCGCCGTCACCTCGATGGGCGGGCTGATCACCATGCCGGGCCTCAGCTTCTACCACGGCAGCAAGTTCGCGGTGGAGGGCATCCTCGAAACGCTCGGCAAGGAGGTCGCCGATTTCGGCATCCATGTCACCGCCGTCGAGCCGGGCAGCTTCCGGACCGACTGGGCCGGCCGCTCGATGATCCGCGCACCCCGTGTGATCGCCGACTACGACGAGCTGTTCGAGCCGCTGCGCGCCCGGCGCATCCACGGCAGCGGGCACCAGCCCGGCGACCCGGACAAGGCCGCGGCCGCGGTGCTTCGCATCGTGGCTGCCGACCAGCCGCCGACGCGCCTGCTGCTCGGCACCGACGCGCTTCGGCTCGTCCAGGCCGGACGCGACGCCTTCGAACGCGACATGCTGGCATGGTCCGAGCTGTCGGCCTCCACCGACTTCGACGACGTCAGCCGGTCCGTCTGA
- a CDS encoding serine/threonine protein kinase — protein sequence MDRLRQDDPARIGDFLTLARLDADGSRGVPERRYLARSAEGGHTVVACLPPPGGDPARWAAEAQQAARLTQPGFWPVAQLGGTAGFPWHAAPYRPALPLPAVLAAHGGPLPEPLVRTLGGTLAEALASAHVLGIVHGGVCPAGVLLTACGPLLACFGATRAHPMTDTSSARPTGPDTGCLAPELAAGGPVERAADVYALGAVLAYAATGHTVPERQEIPAGLRDIVTACRSRDPQGRPEPARVLAELLPGAAYGGLAGATEPLSLPGRVVEALSRQSAEVLAAALPTHER from the coding sequence GTGGACAGGCTGCGGCAGGACGATCCTGCGCGGATCGGGGATTTTTTGACGTTGGCCCGTCTCGACGCCGACGGCAGTCGGGGCGTTCCCGAACGTCGCTATCTGGCCCGCAGCGCCGAGGGCGGGCACACCGTGGTGGCGTGCCTGCCGCCGCCCGGCGGCGACCCGGCGCGGTGGGCGGCCGAGGCCCAACAGGCCGCCCGGTTGACCCAGCCCGGGTTCTGGCCGGTCGCCCAGCTCGGCGGGACGGCGGGATTCCCCTGGCACGCCGCGCCCTACCGGCCCGCCCTGCCACTGCCGGCCGTCCTCGCCGCGCACGGCGGCCCGCTGCCGGAACCGCTCGTCCGCACGCTCGGCGGCACCCTGGCCGAAGCTCTGGCCTCGGCCCACGTCCTGGGCATCGTGCACGGCGGCGTGTGCCCGGCGGGCGTGCTGCTGACCGCCTGCGGCCCGCTCCTGGCGTGCTTCGGCGCGACCCGCGCGCACCCGATGACCGACACCTCGTCCGCTCGCCCGACCGGGCCGGACACCGGCTGCCTGGCTCCCGAACTGGCCGCGGGCGGCCCGGTGGAGCGGGCTGCGGACGTCTACGCCCTGGGTGCGGTGCTGGCGTACGCGGCGACCGGGCACACGGTGCCCGAGCGGCAGGAGATCCCCGCCGGCCTGCGGGACATCGTCACCGCGTGCCGCTCGCGCGACCCACAGGGCCGACCCGAACCGGCAAGGGTGCTGGCGGAGTTGCTGCCGGGCGCGGCGTACGGCGGACTGGCCGGCGCCACCGAGCCGCTGTCGCTGCCCGGCCGGGTCGTCGAGGCGCTGTCCCGTCAGTCGGCGGAGGTCCTCGCCGCCGCACTTCCCACCCACGAGCGGTGA
- a CDS encoding serine/threonine-protein kinase, which produces MISPLLHDDPYTVGPFRILARLGGGGMGTVYLARSAGGRTVAVKTLHTRLAADTTLRTRFRLETDAARVVGSEHGALVVDADPQAPTPWMATEYVLGPPLDTAVEAGGPLPEPAVRALGASLAAGLEQLHRSEVVHRDLKPSNVLVTAQGPRIIDFGIARAFGDEHLTNVGNAVGTPAFMSPEQAAGLEHAAAGDVFALAGVLVFAATGRGPFGGGAPTDLLYRVRFGEPDLGGVPESLLPLLARCLAKDPAQRPSTTELRTALGGAPYAPGDRGGFADLLPDAVLREISRRSDEVWHEPPHRLPPPAPVEAPRAEAAPAAGVSRRRLLAVAGGALLGGGLLGGGGWALFGGSDDTGGGTAKKDAVDRPKPPAPLWSAPLWCPETGGEVMRVGHNLAMRAGIVLCGINAESGQSTWQANIEDIWRSATDGTRVYALRGYQEAASLAVCEVAQTSGELGKPLVELSAFAGKEQYNQLLCVVDGTAYLVARAATGKGWYLVAADLRTGKEHWRSPVDDPPAANVPPALFGGVVGSRVVLCGSPDKDSKFIHLSVHGKADGHQLWQLAETFAGTPPTRLVADDRNLYLGAETLTARRLSDGGLEWMFGNGRDVGDSAGEERRYGTPTVQDGVVYCTEGDRGLISVDALSGTLNWQEQGLSGRKSKREVAPAVGKQYAYCADDTGVRAVDLRTRKAVWTYQSEPVVLTGDPDGGRLYLRLEKRTIALPFA; this is translated from the coding sequence ATGATCTCCCCACTTCTGCACGACGACCCGTACACCGTCGGGCCGTTCCGGATCCTCGCCCGCCTCGGCGGAGGCGGCATGGGCACCGTCTACCTGGCCCGTTCGGCAGGCGGCCGCACGGTCGCGGTGAAGACGCTGCACACCCGCCTCGCCGCGGACACCACACTGCGCACCCGTTTCCGGCTGGAGACGGACGCGGCTCGCGTCGTCGGCTCCGAACACGGGGCCCTGGTCGTCGACGCCGACCCCCAGGCACCGACCCCGTGGATGGCGACCGAGTACGTCCTCGGCCCGCCGCTGGACACCGCCGTCGAGGCCGGCGGACCGCTGCCCGAGCCGGCCGTGCGCGCCCTCGGCGCGTCCCTCGCCGCCGGGTTGGAGCAGCTGCACCGGTCCGAGGTGGTGCACCGCGACCTGAAGCCGTCCAACGTGCTGGTGACGGCGCAGGGCCCGCGGATCATCGACTTCGGCATCGCCCGGGCCTTCGGCGACGAACACCTGACGAACGTCGGCAACGCCGTGGGCACGCCCGCGTTCATGTCGCCCGAGCAGGCGGCGGGACTGGAACACGCGGCGGCGGGCGATGTGTTCGCCCTGGCCGGGGTGCTGGTCTTTGCCGCCACCGGCCGCGGCCCGTTCGGCGGCGGGGCCCCCACCGACCTGCTGTACCGCGTCCGGTTCGGCGAGCCGGACCTCGGAGGGGTCCCCGAGTCGCTGCTGCCCCTGCTCGCCCGTTGCCTGGCCAAGGACCCCGCGCAGCGCCCGTCCACCACCGAGCTGCGCACCGCGCTGGGCGGGGCCCCGTACGCCCCGGGCGACCGCGGCGGCTTCGCGGACCTGCTGCCCGACGCGGTGCTGCGGGAGATCTCCCGGCGCAGCGACGAGGTGTGGCACGAGCCGCCGCACCGCCTGCCGCCGCCGGCGCCCGTCGAGGCGCCGCGGGCCGAGGCCGCCCCCGCAGCGGGTGTCTCGCGGCGGCGGCTGCTGGCCGTGGCCGGCGGTGCCCTCCTGGGCGGCGGCCTCCTCGGCGGCGGTGGCTGGGCCCTCTTCGGGGGCTCCGACGACACCGGCGGCGGCACCGCCAAGAAGGACGCCGTCGACCGGCCCAAGCCTCCGGCGCCGCTGTGGAGCGCCCCCCTGTGGTGCCCGGAGACCGGCGGCGAGGTGATGCGGGTGGGCCACAACCTGGCCATGCGCGCGGGCATCGTACTGTGCGGCATCAACGCCGAGTCCGGCCAGTCGACTTGGCAGGCCAACATCGAGGACATCTGGCGCTCGGCCACCGACGGAACCCGGGTGTACGCCCTGCGGGGGTACCAGGAGGCGGCGTCGCTGGCGGTGTGCGAGGTCGCGCAGACCAGCGGAGAACTGGGCAAGCCGCTGGTGGAACTCTCCGCGTTCGCCGGCAAGGAGCAGTACAACCAACTGCTGTGCGTAGTAGACGGCACCGCCTACCTGGTGGCCCGGGCCGCCACCGGCAAGGGTTGGTACCTGGTCGCGGCCGACCTGCGCACCGGCAAGGAACACTGGCGCAGCCCGGTGGACGACCCGCCGGCCGCGAACGTCCCGCCGGCGCTGTTCGGTGGCGTGGTGGGATCCCGGGTGGTGCTGTGCGGCAGCCCGGACAAGGACTCCAAGTTCATCCACCTCTCCGTGCACGGCAAGGCCGACGGCCACCAACTGTGGCAGCTCGCCGAGACGTTCGCGGGCACCCCGCCGACCCGGCTGGTCGCCGACGACCGCAACCTGTACCTGGGCGCGGAGACCCTCACCGCCCGCCGCCTGTCCGACGGCGGGTTGGAGTGGATGTTCGGCAACGGGCGCGACGTCGGCGACAGCGCGGGCGAGGAACGGCGGTACGGCACGCCCACTGTCCAGGACGGAGTGGTCTACTGCACCGAGGGCGACCGGGGTCTGATCTCCGTGGACGCCCTCTCCGGCACGCTCAACTGGCAGGAACAGGGGCTGTCCGGCCGCAAGAGCAAGCGCGAGGTGGCCCCGGCCGTCGGCAAGCAGTACGCCTACTGCGCCGACGACACGGGCGTCCGCGCAGTCGACCTGCGCACCCGCAAGGCCGTCTGGACCTACCAGTCCGAGCCCGTGGTCCTGACCGGCGACCCCGACGGCGGCCGGCTGTACCTCCGCCTGGAGAAGCGGACCATCGCCCTCCCGTTCGCCTGA
- a CDS encoding helix-turn-helix domain-containing protein has protein sequence MDRNTALGEFLRSRRARITPRQAGLSDDGGSRRVPGLRREEVAQLAGVSVDYYVRLERGRRLNVSKTVLDAISRALRLDPVERTHLFQLAKPAAGRPRRTATRPQPVRPGLRDLLRILEHTPALVLGRRLDVLASNQMARALLTDFDALPHRERNLVRFMFCDETARSLYTHWDTHAQDIVASLRRDAGRHRHDPLLAELVGELSIRDEDFRRWWADQNVYRHTHGSKHFHHPIVGPLTLNYESLTLPADPDQRLSVYTAEEGSSSEGALRLLAAWIRQPETSYERHADH, from the coding sequence ATGGACCGCAACACAGCTCTCGGTGAGTTCCTCCGCTCTCGGCGGGCACGAATCACCCCGCGCCAGGCGGGCCTGTCCGACGACGGCGGCTCTCGGCGGGTGCCAGGACTGCGCCGTGAAGAGGTCGCGCAACTGGCGGGCGTGAGCGTCGACTACTACGTACGCCTGGAACGCGGACGCCGACTGAATGTCTCCAAGACCGTGCTGGACGCCATCTCCCGCGCGCTACGCCTCGATCCCGTCGAACGCACCCATCTGTTCCAGCTCGCCAAACCCGCCGCAGGCAGGCCCCGCCGAACGGCGACGCGTCCGCAGCCGGTCCGCCCGGGGCTGCGCGACCTGCTCCGGATCCTCGAGCACACCCCCGCACTCGTGCTGGGGCGGCGACTGGACGTACTCGCGTCCAACCAGATGGCACGTGCGCTGCTCACCGACTTCGATGCGCTGCCGCACCGCGAGCGAAACCTGGTGCGGTTCATGTTCTGCGACGAGACCGCCCGCTCGCTGTACACCCACTGGGACACCCACGCCCAGGACATCGTCGCCTCGCTCCGGCGCGACGCCGGACGCCATCGCCACGATCCACTGCTGGCCGAACTCGTCGGCGAACTCTCGATCAGGGATGAGGACTTCCGTCGCTGGTGGGCCGACCAGAACGTGTATCGGCACACGCATGGCAGCAAACACTTCCACCACCCGATCGTCGGCCCGCTCACCCTCAATTACGAGTCCCTCACCCTGCCCGCCGACCCGGACCAGCGGCTGAGTGTCTACACCGCCGAGGAAGGCTCCAGCTCCGAAGGGGCGCTTCGGCTACTGGCCGCGTGGATACGGCAGCCCGAGACCTCGTACGAGCGGCACGCAGATCATTAG
- a CDS encoding MerR family transcriptional regulator: MLTIGQLAATAGVTVRTVRHYHHVGLLPEPERDASGYRRYSAQAAVDLIRIRTLADAGVPLARIDALLHAQPAAFDAAVTDIDAALQRKIDQLTEYRRRIAELAAGERLFLPAEVVAILDRMRGLGVSELRVRLERDSWILMQALDPHAMPQRIREKNAGFDDPETTRLYLACDQAVDWDPHDPRLDRLIDDLDAWHIKHERDSHRAGSRELVSSRISEASPAWQRILDALAHRAERRRTARHDS; this comes from the coding sequence GTGCTCACCATCGGCCAGCTCGCGGCAACCGCCGGCGTGACCGTGCGCACCGTTCGCCACTACCACCACGTCGGGCTGTTGCCCGAGCCCGAGCGCGATGCCTCCGGCTACCGCCGCTACAGCGCGCAGGCGGCGGTGGATCTCATCCGGATCAGGACCCTCGCCGACGCGGGGGTGCCGCTGGCCCGTATCGACGCGCTGCTGCATGCCCAGCCGGCCGCATTCGACGCGGCCGTCACCGACATCGACGCCGCGTTGCAGCGCAAGATCGACCAGCTCACCGAGTACCGCCGCAGGATCGCCGAACTGGCCGCCGGCGAAAGGCTCTTCCTGCCCGCGGAGGTGGTCGCCATCCTGGACCGGATGCGCGGTCTCGGGGTCAGCGAACTGCGGGTGCGGCTGGAGCGCGACTCATGGATCCTGATGCAGGCACTGGACCCGCACGCCATGCCGCAGCGGATACGGGAGAAGAACGCCGGCTTCGACGACCCGGAGACGACGCGCCTGTACCTCGCCTGTGATCAAGCAGTCGACTGGGATCCGCACGATCCACGCCTGGACCGGCTCATCGACGACCTGGACGCATGGCACATCAAGCACGAACGGGACAGCCACCGGGCAGGGTCCCGGGAGCTGGTCTCTTCCCGGATCTCCGAGGCATCGCCGGCATGGCAACGCATCCTCGATGCGCTCGCCCACCGCGCAGAGCGGCGCCGAACCGCCCGGCACGACAGCTGA
- a CDS encoding serine/threonine-protein kinase, giving the protein MKPLGQGDPLRLGPYRLHGVLGEGGMGKVYFGADAAGRPAAVKVLLPELAHDGHLADRFLREARTAQAVTSEGVARVLAAELEGGRPWIATEFLAGPTLDDAVERFGPLDDAAVRELARSLARTLQDVHATGLVHRDVKPPNVVLTSRGPRLIDFGIARPEHGLTLTRTGQIPVTPGYGAPEQVLGRRVGPAADVFSLGAVLAFAAGGRPVYTGAEITAVLYEVVHGEPDLEAVPEGLRYLVVPCFAKDPAARPLPSQVADAAAAPRQPERLWKAARLGDEIRQREAAARRLMARPTGPSPALGDGTAGGNLRLTRRRLLLAAGGGALLAAGGGGTAWWLSRGDAPSDPFDIPPPAKVQAAQLGSAEGSPTPLWGPVEDVADAGSPAPLPIRDVVVFAASGGGIAARRVVDGRERWRVGDAKAEAGYLSIGDRLVATADGEGTLRTWVAATGSPRWTVDAQVGALLAADAHAVYLLTSDGRLRCVGTDGKVRWTQQPPLALSGGHPVAALGAGHLVLCTETGDMAAVRAQDGSRAWVRKGQAEGPLRPAVDGGTAYLGGRTLTAVRITDGHELWSQNPLRPPRRGTYGWGPPAVAGGVVYALDCDALRSLHSDGSQAADPVMIGGVTPPWRPPVVQGNGVWIVESEDTGVSGLPRSGGNQRQTYALTGGQSRSIAASGNRLFVLNRTSLLALPVY; this is encoded by the coding sequence GTGAAACCCCTCGGCCAGGGAGACCCGCTGCGCCTGGGCCCCTACCGCCTGCACGGCGTCCTCGGCGAGGGCGGCATGGGCAAGGTGTACTTCGGCGCGGACGCCGCCGGACGCCCCGCCGCGGTGAAGGTGCTGCTGCCGGAGCTCGCCCACGACGGGCACCTGGCCGATCGCTTCCTCCGGGAGGCGCGGACCGCGCAGGCGGTGACCAGCGAGGGCGTGGCGCGCGTCCTGGCCGCCGAGTTGGAGGGCGGCAGGCCGTGGATCGCCACGGAGTTCCTGGCCGGTCCGACGCTGGACGACGCCGTCGAGCGCTTCGGACCGCTGGACGACGCCGCCGTGCGGGAACTGGCCCGGTCGCTGGCCCGAACGCTCCAGGACGTGCACGCCACGGGGCTGGTCCACCGGGACGTCAAACCCCCCAACGTCGTCCTCACCTCGCGCGGCCCGCGCCTGATCGACTTCGGCATCGCCCGTCCCGAACACGGCCTGACCCTCACCCGCACCGGGCAGATCCCGGTCACCCCCGGCTACGGCGCGCCGGAACAGGTCCTGGGACGGCGCGTCGGACCGGCGGCCGACGTCTTCTCCCTCGGCGCGGTCCTCGCCTTCGCCGCGGGCGGCCGGCCGGTGTACACCGGCGCCGAGATCACGGCCGTCCTGTACGAGGTCGTGCACGGGGAACCCGACCTGGAGGCCGTTCCCGAGGGCCTGCGGTACCTCGTCGTGCCCTGCTTCGCCAAGGACCCGGCGGCGCGTCCGCTGCCCAGTCAGGTCGCCGACGCCGCCGCGGCGCCGCGGCAGCCCGAACGGCTCTGGAAGGCCGCTCGGTTGGGCGACGAGATCCGGCAACGGGAGGCCGCAGCACGCCGCCTGATGGCCCGTCCGACCGGCCCCTCGCCCGCCCTCGGGGACGGCACCGCCGGCGGCAACCTCCGCCTCACCCGGCGGCGGCTGCTGCTCGCCGCCGGCGGCGGGGCGCTGCTGGCCGCGGGCGGCGGCGGCACCGCCTGGTGGCTCAGCCGCGGTGACGCCCCGTCCGACCCCTTCGACATCCCGCCGCCGGCGAAGGTGCAGGCGGCGCAGCTCGGCTCCGCCGAAGGCTCCCCGACCCCGCTGTGGGGCCCCGTCGAGGACGTGGCCGACGCCGGGTCACCGGCTCCGCTGCCGATACGCGATGTGGTGGTGTTCGCGGCCTCCGGCGGCGGCATCGCGGCGCGCCGGGTCGTCGACGGCCGGGAGCGGTGGCGGGTCGGCGACGCGAAGGCGGAGGCCGGCTACCTCTCGATCGGGGACCGCCTGGTGGCCACCGCCGACGGTGAGGGGACCCTGCGCACCTGGGTGGCCGCCACCGGATCCCCCCGGTGGACGGTGGACGCCCAGGTGGGCGCCCTCCTGGCCGCGGACGCCCACGCCGTCTACCTGCTGACCTCCGACGGCCGGCTGCGCTGCGTGGGGACCGACGGAAAGGTGCGGTGGACCCAGCAGCCGCCGTTGGCGCTGTCCGGCGGCCACCCCGTCGCGGCCCTCGGCGCCGGCCACCTGGTGCTGTGCACGGAGACCGGCGACATGGCCGCGGTCCGCGCGCAGGACGGTTCCCGTGCCTGGGTCCGCAAGGGACAGGCCGAAGGACCGTTGCGGCCCGCCGTCGACGGCGGAACCGCCTACCTCGGCGGCCGCACTCTGACCGCGGTGCGGATCACCGACGGCCACGAGTTGTGGTCCCAGAACCCGCTACGGCCGCCCAGGCGGGGCACCTACGGTTGGGGCCCGCCCGCGGTGGCCGGCGGGGTGGTCTATGCCTTGGACTGCGACGCGCTGCGGTCGCTGCACTCCGACGGCAGCCAGGCCGCCGACCCGGTGATGATCGGCGGTGTCACCCCGCCGTGGCGACCACCGGTCGTCCAGGGCAACGGCGTCTGGATCGTGGAGAGCGAGGACACCGGGGTGAGCGGCCTGCCGCGCTCCGGAGGCAACCAGCGCCAGACCTACGCCCTCACCGGCGGCCAGTCCCGCTCCATCGCCGCCAGCGGCAACCGCCTCTTCGTCCTCAACCGCACGTCACTGCTGGCGCTGCCGGTGTACTAG
- a CDS encoding lamin tail domain-containing protein translates to MPEVPAPRRRRRLAFLSAAVAGPTLVVGTVLAPSAHAAPADDIRINEVVTTGSVNDSIELYNEGPVAVDVSGWILKDDNDGSKYAIAAGTTLAPGAFRAFDVHNAFGLGSADKARLYLPDDTILVDSFGCSSHSNPSWSRCPDGTGAFGAAPVTLGTANACGGDNGGTTPAAWPGGSSVTTADAADVFGQDLSGLYQEKDVMWGAQNSGKLWRLVPDGSGGWKPDAANGWTAGKSLRFSGGSGTPDSEGVTLTGAGSPGGVFVASERNGDASGISRLSVLRYDVSGSGTTLAATREWNLTSDLPSVGSNLGFEGITWIPDTYLTSSGFKDESTGSAYDPNRYGGHTGGVFFVGVEGTGKVYGYVLQDSGAYTRVASIDSGMAGVMELQWEPQASRLWVVCDDTCDGQHRTMKVNASGTFATTAVYDRPSGMPNLNNEGFSVSGADACVSGSKPVYWADDSNDGGHALRKGSITC, encoded by the coding sequence GTGCCCGAAGTACCCGCTCCCCGTCGGCGCCGTCGCCTCGCCTTCCTCTCCGCCGCCGTCGCCGGCCCCACGCTGGTCGTCGGCACGGTGCTGGCGCCTTCGGCCCACGCCGCCCCGGCGGACGACATCCGCATCAACGAGGTGGTGACCACCGGCAGCGTCAACGACTCGATCGAGCTGTACAACGAGGGCCCCGTCGCCGTCGACGTCTCGGGCTGGATCCTCAAGGACGACAACGACGGCTCGAAGTACGCGATCGCCGCCGGCACGACGCTGGCCCCCGGCGCGTTCCGTGCCTTCGACGTGCACAACGCGTTCGGCCTGGGCTCCGCCGACAAGGCCCGCCTCTACCTCCCCGACGACACCATCCTGGTCGACAGCTTCGGCTGCAGCAGCCACTCCAACCCCTCCTGGTCGCGCTGTCCCGACGGCACCGGCGCGTTCGGCGCGGCCCCGGTGACCCTGGGCACCGCCAACGCCTGCGGCGGCGACAACGGCGGCACCACACCTGCGGCCTGGCCCGGCGGCAGTTCCGTCACGACCGCGGACGCCGCCGACGTCTTCGGGCAGGACCTCAGCGGCCTGTACCAGGAGAAGGACGTGATGTGGGGCGCGCAGAACTCCGGCAAGCTCTGGCGGCTGGTCCCGGACGGTTCCGGCGGTTGGAAGCCGGACGCCGCGAACGGGTGGACGGCCGGCAAGTCGCTCCGCTTCTCCGGCGGTTCCGGCACCCCGGACAGTGAGGGCGTCACGCTCACCGGCGCCGGCTCCCCGGGCGGCGTGTTCGTCGCCAGCGAGCGCAACGGCGACGCGTCCGGGATCAGTCGTCTGTCCGTCCTCAGGTACGACGTCAGCGGTAGCGGCACCACCCTGGCGGCCACCAGGGAGTGGAACCTGACCTCCGACCTGCCGTCGGTGGGTTCCAACCTCGGCTTCGAGGGCATCACCTGGATCCCCGACACCTACCTGACCTCATCCGGCTTCAAGGACGAGTCGACCGGCTCGGCCTACGACCCGAACCGGTACGGCGGCCACACCGGTGGGGTCTTCTTCGTCGGCGTCGAGGGCACCGGCAAGGTCTACGGGTACGTCCTGCAGGACTCCGGCGCCTACACCCGCGTCGCGTCCATCGACAGCGGCATGGCAGGCGTGATGGAACTGCAGTGGGAGCCGCAGGCCTCGCGTCTGTGGGTGGTCTGCGACGACACCTGCGACGGCCAGCACCGGACCATGAAGGTCAACGCCTCCGGCACCTTCGCCACCACGGCCGTCTACGACCGGCCGAGCGGCATGCCCAACCTCAACAACGAGGGGTTCTCCGTCTCCGGGGCCGACGCCTGCGTCAGCGGCTCCAAGCCGGTGTACTGGGCCGACGACAGCAACGACGGCGGTCACGCACTGCGCAAGGGCAGCATCACCTGCTGA